A region of the Deinococcus planocerae genome:
ACGGGATGAAGTGGCGTCTCTGAGTTGTAGCTCTCTCAAGATGGGCTGAGACGGGTGAGAGACGACGGCACAATTGCACGCGCTTCTTTCAGCCTCCGCCCCCTCCGCCGCCCCCGCGTCAGGATGGGGGGCGTGCCCGCCCCCGCATCGTCCCCGAGCTGTGTACCTCCGACTTCGCCGCCTCGCTGGACTTCTACACGCGGGTTCCCGGCTTCCGGGTCGTCTATGCCCGCCGCGAGGACCGCTTCGCCTCCCTCGACCTGGACGGGGCGGAGCTGATGCTGGGGCAGACGACCGACCCGGCGCGGACCTTCATCGCCGGGGAGTTGGAACACCCCTTCGGGCGCGGCCTGCACCTCCAGATCGAGGTGGAGGATGTGGAGACGAGGTACGGG
Encoded here:
- a CDS encoding VOC family protein; translated protein: MCTSDFAASLDFYTRVPGFRVVYARREDRFASLDLDGAELMLGQTTDPARTFIAGELEHPFGRGLHLQIEVEDVETRYGRILQEESRVLLPLEDRWYRQGDREAGNRRFVVLDPGGYVLRPFESLGTRRVAASRD